A genomic region of Botrytis cinerea B05.10 chromosome 9, complete sequence contains the following coding sequences:
- the Bcltp1 gene encoding Bcltp1 produces MSTEPISVLFVCLGNICRSTMAEGIFRSMVAQGPYASLVSNVDSCGTAAYHTGSSPDSRTMATLRENGICDYKHKARKVSINDFKNFDYIFAMDSNNLEDLLSLKKRTEGKAKVMLFGEYAGGSSPEEVDDPYYGGNDGFKAAYEQCTRFSKNFLKATFPDVEK; encoded by the exons ATGTCTACAGAACCCATTTCAGTCTTGTTCGTCTGCTTGGGAAACATTTGTCGTTCAACCATGGCGGAGGGAATCTTCAGATCCATGGTTGCCCAGGGTCCTTACGCATCCTTGGTCTCTAATGTTGATTCATGTG GAACTGCAGCCTATCATACTGGATCTTCCCCAGATTCACGTACCATGGCAACGCTTAGAGAGAATGGAATTTGTGATTATAAGCACAAGGCTAGAAAG GTATCTATCAatgatttcaagaattttgattatatctTTGCTATGGATAGCAACAATCTTGAAGATCTCCTCTCTCTAAAAAAGAGAACTGAGGGGAAAGCCAAGGTTATGTTATTTGGAGAGTATGCTGGAGGTTCTAGCCCCGAGGAAGTAGACGATCCTTATTATGGTGGCAATGATGGATTCAAGGCTGCTTATGAACAGTGTACGCGGTTTTccaagaatttcttgaagGCGACTTTTCCGGATGTTGAGAAATGA